The following proteins come from a genomic window of Thermodesulfobacteriota bacterium:
- a CDS encoding phosphate ABC transporter substrate-binding protein produces the protein MLLTGLGGGAAQAAEVKVDAAIPAYQQATGVAGNLNSIGSDTLNNLMTYWAEGFRKVYPNVNIQVEGKGSSTAPPALLAGTAQLGPMSRPMKASEMEELEKKYGAKPTSIGVALDSLAVFVHKDNPVQALSLPAVDGIFSKTGKSGHAPVNTWGELGVTGELAGRPISLYGRNSASGTYGYFKEHALAKGDFKDTVKEQPGSAAVVMAITEDKAAIGYSGIGYLTSGVKALALSAADGKPAFEPTYDNVLSGKYPLSRMLYIYVVKDPAKPLDSLVSEFLRYALSQEGQQIVVKDGYLPLPAAVVTKELAKLQ, from the coding sequence ATGCTCCTGACCGGCCTGGGGGGAGGCGCCGCCCAGGCGGCCGAGGTCAAGGTGGATGCGGCCATTCCGGCGTACCAGCAGGCCACCGGCGTCGCCGGCAACCTCAACTCCATCGGCTCCGACACCCTCAACAACCTCATGACCTACTGGGCCGAGGGCTTCCGCAAGGTCTATCCCAACGTCAACATCCAGGTGGAGGGCAAGGGCTCCAGCACCGCCCCCCCGGCCCTGCTGGCCGGCACCGCCCAGCTGGGCCCCATGTCCCGGCCCATGAAGGCCTCGGAGATGGAGGAGCTGGAAAAGAAGTACGGCGCCAAGCCCACCAGCATCGGCGTGGCCCTGGACTCGCTGGCGGTGTTCGTGCACAAGGACAACCCGGTGCAGGCGCTGTCCCTGCCAGCGGTGGACGGCATCTTCTCCAAGACCGGCAAGAGCGGCCATGCGCCGGTGAATACCTGGGGCGAGCTGGGGGTGACCGGCGAGCTGGCCGGCCGGCCCATCAGCCTGTACGGCCGCAACTCTGCCTCCGGCACCTACGGCTATTTCAAGGAGCACGCCCTGGCAAAGGGTGACTTCAAGGATACGGTGAAGGAGCAGCCGGGGTCGGCGGCAGTGGTCATGGCGATCACCGAGGACAAGGCCGCCATCGGCTACTCGGGCATCGGCTATCTGACCTCCGGCGTCAAGGCCCTGGCCCTGTCGGCGGCCGACGGCAAGCCGGCCTTCGAGCCCACCTACGACAACGTCCTGTCCGGCAAATACCCTTTGAGCCGGATGCTCTACATCTACGTGGTCAAGGATCCGGCCAAGCCCCTGGACAGCCTGGTGAGCGAATTCCTGCGCTACGCCCTGTCCCAGGAAGGCCAGCAGATCGTGGTCAAGGACGGCTACCTGCCGCTGCCGGCCGCCGTGGTCACCAAGGAGCTGGCCAAGCTCCAGTGA
- a CDS encoding formylglycine-generating enzyme family protein: MAGLRGLRGSSGLSVVGFPEGPDREAIPWARDRERARRRRPEPYRLPDPGTPILILGDCGCLAKRPGPWLAFGRRLKAAGFRPVALMPCPARYWDQELGQLFLPVLWDRQARLPRWLDAGQPRPEAAAPDPGLEQLLRLVAWAVRVEPGLLRALRFRLGASRADVGTEAAVWRHPDVRDDGPTCTIRPERLAAIRQQAVKELQEGGPEVQALYADAHRLLTAFHQGAHPTIQALEEIVRAQALAVPPAPEALHRLWQVAATLDRPGGYPYLARLQAWVLRMQERLEPAFWGSDTAEPVAIALATVKTALARRQIEIALPPGFDIKRVLWALGATGLQSYELRQEVTPQGERRLVLTPPGPPATDGPSGRGNILVAPLSLAASSLEWQHQDDAGPAGPVQVLDIRQEQAIPVPPAGRLRIDSDYEHLEIDLLDKPAWALRIEQGRSPTGEDRLILTPRDRPDRPLWWLPPADYPVLDRANRVVGQLPITEGRWVSSETYQELRGVGLRQPDWAQAIGQDQYGLFADWVYQGVTQRFRWIPPGQFRMGSPEDEPERWQDEGPRHEVLLTEGLWLADTACTQAMWQTVMGKNPSRFQGADRPVEKVSWNDVQRFLERINREWPGLELRLPSEAEWEYACRAGTETPFPFGTTITPEQVNYDGNRPYAGGEKGLYRQETVAVQALPANAWGLYQMHGNVWEWCADWYGAYPAGPVIDPAGPERGTERVLRGGCWIFYARRCRSALRYWFGPGSRFVITGFRLARGQTGKQAGR; encoded by the coding sequence GTGGCCGGCCTGCGGGGCCTCAGGGGCAGCTCCGGTCTGTCGGTGGTGGGCTTTCCCGAGGGGCCGGACCGGGAGGCCATTCCCTGGGCGCGGGACCGGGAACGGGCGCGGCGGCGCCGGCCGGAGCCGTACCGCCTGCCCGATCCCGGCACCCCGATCCTCATCCTCGGCGACTGCGGCTGCCTGGCCAAGAGGCCCGGCCCCTGGCTGGCCTTTGGCCGCCGGCTCAAGGCGGCCGGCTTCCGGCCGGTAGCCCTGATGCCCTGTCCGGCCCGTTACTGGGACCAGGAGCTGGGCCAGCTCTTCCTGCCGGTGCTGTGGGACCGCCAGGCGCGGCTGCCCCGCTGGCTGGACGCCGGCCAGCCGCGGCCCGAGGCTGCCGCCCCGGATCCGGGCCTGGAGCAGCTCCTGCGCCTGGTGGCCTGGGCGGTGCGGGTGGAGCCCGGCCTCTTGCGGGCGCTCCGCTTCCGCCTCGGCGCCAGCAGGGCCGACGTGGGCACCGAGGCCGCGGTGTGGCGGCATCCGGATGTCCGGGATGACGGCCCGACCTGCACCATCCGGCCGGAGCGCCTGGCGGCCATCCGCCAGCAGGCGGTCAAGGAGCTGCAAGAAGGAGGGCCGGAGGTTCAGGCCCTTTACGCTGACGCGCACCGCTTGCTCACTGCCTTCCACCAGGGGGCGCATCCCACCATCCAGGCCCTGGAGGAGATCGTGCGCGCCCAGGCCCTGGCCGTGCCCCCCGCCCCCGAGGCCCTGCACCGCCTGTGGCAGGTGGCAGCCACCCTGGACCGGCCCGGGGGGTATCCCTATCTGGCTCGGCTGCAAGCCTGGGTGCTGCGCATGCAGGAGCGTCTGGAGCCGGCCTTCTGGGGCAGTGACACCGCCGAGCCGGTGGCTATCGCCCTCGCCACGGTGAAGACGGCCTTGGCAAGGCGCCAGATCGAGATTGCCCTTCCGCCTGGCTTTGACATCAAGCGAGTGCTCTGGGCCCTCGGTGCCACAGGGCTCCAGTCCTACGAGCTGCGCCAGGAGGTGACCCCCCAGGGCGAGCGGCGGCTGGTGCTCACCCCCCCGGGACCGCCGGCAACCGATGGCCCGTCGGGTCGTGGGAACATCCTGGTGGCGCCCCTGTCCCTGGCTGCCTCCAGCCTGGAGTGGCAGCATCAGGATGACGCCGGCCCGGCCGGCCCCGTCCAGGTGCTCGATATCCGGCAGGAGCAGGCCATCCCGGTGCCGCCAGCCGGCCGCCTCCGGATCGACAGCGACTACGAGCACCTGGAGATCGATCTCCTGGACAAGCCCGCCTGGGCGCTCCGCATCGAGCAGGGCCGCAGCCCAACCGGCGAGGACCGGCTGATCCTCACCCCCCGGGACCGCCCCGACCGTCCCCTGTGGTGGCTGCCACCGGCGGACTATCCTGTCCTGGACCGAGCCAACCGGGTAGTGGGTCAGCTGCCGATCACCGAAGGCCGCTGGGTCAGTTCTGAGACGTACCAGGAGCTGCGGGGCGTTGGCCTGCGCCAACCCGACTGGGCCCAGGCCATCGGCCAGGACCAGTACGGCCTCTTTGCCGATTGGGTGTACCAAGGCGTCACCCAACGCTTCCGCTGGATCCCGCCCGGGCAGTTCCGGATGGGCTCACCGGAGGATGAGCCGGAGCGCTGGCAGGACGAAGGCCCCCGGCACGAGGTCTTGCTCACAGAGGGCCTCTGGCTGGCGGACACCGCCTGCACCCAGGCCATGTGGCAGACGGTGATGGGGAAGAACCCGAGTCGTTTCCAGGGCGCCGACCGGCCGGTGGAAAAGGTGAGCTGGAATGACGTGCAGCGGTTCCTGGAGCGGATCAACAGGGAGTGGCCGGGGTTGGAGCTGCGGCTACCCTCCGAGGCGGAGTGGGAGTATGCCTGCCGGGCCGGGACCGAGACGCCCTTTCCCTTCGGGACCACCATCACCCCGGAGCAGGTGAACTACGACGGCAACCGCCCGTATGCAGGGGGCGAGAAGGGGCTGTACCGGCAGGAGACCGTGGCGGTGCAGGCCCTGCCCGCCAACGCCTGGGGGCTCTACCAGATGCACGGCAATGTCTGGGAATGGTGTGCCGACTGGTACGGAGCCTATCCGGCCGGGCCGGTGATCGACCCCGCGGGGCCGGAACGAGGCACCGAGCGGGTGCTCCGTGGCGGCTGCTGGATCTTCTACGCCAGGAGGTGCCGTTCGGCCCTCCGGTACTGGTTCGGGCCCGGCAGCCGCTTCGTCATTACCGGCTTCCGCCTTGCCCGAGGTCAAACAGGGAAGCAGGCAGGGCGGTAG
- a CDS encoding ATP-binding protein → MDHLDLAPYIAAVRPISAAMDMHEVFARFRSDKTSSFFPVVDLTGRPLGIVRELELKDYAYGMFGRELIKRESVTAFVRGCLTVEYQTPIDEILIRLGSQPLSDGILITRNGIYAGVVSNLSLLALYEQVRIRMQSQLSQVQKMEAIGTLAGGIAHDFNNILLPIMGYAELIKKLLGVEQPAIVGYVDQILTASKRAKELVRQILTFSRQRSSERVPISLAPVVREVMQLLRSSLPATITIATEVLIEEATVVIDPAEVHQILMNLCTNAAHAMRGGGGRLTVSLREASGPMVDHDGGALLQERPCVRVSVQDTGHGIEPAHLARIFEPFFTTKGPGEGTGMGLSVVHGIVTGCGGGVRVESAPGQGSTFHIYLPLSRRMTDHPALVTSGRPTHGGGIRVLLVDDEHMITELASAYLAEVGFRVTVKSSSLEALVHLRARPGDFDVLVTDQTMPELTGIKLAQRALEVRPDLPIILVTGYSDMVSEDVARACGVREYMLKPYTFGLLASKVVALAGSDGAKGGAAVAGARC, encoded by the coding sequence ATGGACCACCTCGATCTCGCGCCATACATCGCCGCCGTGCGGCCCATCTCCGCTGCCATGGACATGCACGAGGTCTTCGCCCGCTTCCGCAGCGACAAGACCTCGTCCTTCTTCCCGGTGGTGGACCTCACCGGCCGGCCCCTGGGCATCGTCCGGGAGCTGGAGCTCAAGGACTACGCCTACGGCATGTTCGGCCGGGAGCTGATCAAGCGGGAAAGCGTCACCGCCTTTGTGCGGGGCTGTCTGACCGTCGAGTACCAGACCCCCATCGATGAGATCCTGATCCGGCTGGGTAGCCAGCCTCTGAGCGACGGCATCCTCATCACCAGGAATGGCATCTACGCCGGGGTCGTGTCCAACCTCTCGCTTCTCGCCCTCTATGAGCAGGTGCGCATCCGGATGCAGAGCCAGCTCTCCCAGGTCCAGAAGATGGAGGCCATCGGCACCCTGGCCGGCGGCATTGCGCACGATTTCAACAACATCCTTCTGCCGATCATGGGCTATGCCGAGCTGATCAAGAAGCTGTTGGGGGTGGAGCAGCCGGCGATTGTGGGCTACGTCGATCAGATCCTCACCGCCTCGAAGCGGGCCAAGGAGCTGGTGCGGCAGATCCTGACCTTCAGCCGCCAGCGGAGCAGCGAGCGGGTGCCGATCAGCCTCGCTCCCGTGGTCCGGGAGGTGATGCAGCTCTTGCGCTCGTCGCTGCCGGCCACCATCACCATCGCCACCGAGGTCCTGATCGAGGAGGCCACGGTGGTCATCGATCCGGCCGAGGTGCACCAGATCCTCATGAATCTGTGCACCAACGCCGCCCACGCCATGCGGGGGGGGGGCGGCCGGTTGACGGTCTCCCTCCGGGAGGCCAGCGGCCCGATGGTCGATCACGATGGCGGTGCGCTGCTGCAGGAGCGGCCCTGCGTCCGGGTTTCGGTGCAGGACACCGGCCACGGCATCGAGCCGGCGCATCTGGCCCGGATCTTCGAGCCGTTCTTCACCACCAAGGGGCCTGGCGAGGGCACGGGCATGGGGCTGTCCGTGGTGCATGGCATTGTCACGGGTTGCGGCGGCGGCGTCAGAGTCGAATCCGCACCAGGCCAAGGCAGCACCTTTCACATCTACCTGCCGCTGTCGCGGCGCATGACCGACCATCCCGCGCTCGTCACCAGCGGCCGGCCGACCCATGGCGGCGGCATCCGGGTTCTCCTGGTGGACGATGAGCACATGATCACCGAGCTGGCCTCCGCCTACCTGGCGGAGGTTGGCTTCCGGGTCACCGTCAAGAGCAGCAGCCTGGAGGCCCTGGTGCACCTCCGGGCGAGGCCTGGGGACTTCGATGTGCTGGTGACCGACCAGACCATGCCGGAGCTGACCGGGATCAAGCTGGCCCAGCGGGCCCTGGAGGTCCGTCCCGACCTGCCGATCATCCTGGTGACCGGCTACAGCGACATGGTGTCCGAGGATGTGGCCAGGGCCTGCGGGGTCCGGGAGTATATGCTGAAGCCGTACACCTTTGGTCTCCTGGCCTCCAAGGTGGTTGCCCTGGCCGGGTCCGACGGGGCGAAGGGAGGGGCAGCCGTAGCCGGCGCCCGGTGCTGA
- a CDS encoding AAA family ATPase has translation MGRLFVAEVVHARSESQDLQWHFDAIGRLGDAQALGAACRPGLEVDVKAMLAPAQYLAPGALWWVFDWQGALGQAANCKCKHRQPVPPLGWEPGKGSVLLIDEIDKAEADLPNGLLETLGNGGFAVPYLDEPVAIPEGVPSPLVVITTNEERELPAAFVRRCLVLHLRLPDGDPARRDQPEAVRRQDLVDWLLARGKDHFGQRIDCEVLEQAAQQLWTDRQQARNLGLSPPGQAEYLDLLRALDRLAHADAAGQKDLLVRIQGFALRKFAGLC, from the coding sequence ATGGGGCGCCTGTTCGTGGCCGAGGTGGTGCATGCCCGCAGCGAGAGCCAGGACCTGCAATGGCATTTCGACGCCATCGGCCGGCTGGGGGATGCCCAGGCCCTGGGGGCGGCATGCCGCCCCGGGCTGGAGGTGGACGTGAAGGCGATGCTGGCCCCGGCACAGTATCTCGCTCCAGGCGCGCTGTGGTGGGTGTTCGACTGGCAGGGTGCCCTGGGCCAGGCCGCAAACTGCAAGTGCAAGCACCGGCAGCCGGTACCGCCTCTTGGCTGGGAGCCGGGCAAGGGCAGCGTGCTTCTCATCGACGAGATCGACAAGGCCGAGGCGGATCTGCCCAACGGCCTCCTGGAGACCCTGGGCAACGGCGGCTTTGCCGTTCCCTACCTGGACGAGCCGGTGGCAATCCCGGAAGGGGTGCCGTCGCCCCTGGTGGTCATCACCACCAACGAGGAGCGGGAGCTGCCGGCTGCCTTTGTTCGCCGCTGCCTGGTGCTGCACCTGCGGCTGCCGGACGGCGATCCCGCCCGCCGCGATCAGCCGGAAGCGGTGCGCCGGCAGGACCTGGTGGACTGGCTGCTGGCTCGGGGAAAGGACCATTTCGGCCAGCGGATTGACTGCGAGGTGCTGGAGCAGGCCGCCCAGCAGCTCTGGACCGACCGCCAACAGGCCCGGAATCTCGGGCTCTCTCCGCCCGGCCAGGCGGAGTACCTGGACCTGCTGCGGGCCCTGGACAGGCTGGCCCACGCTGATGCCGCCGGTCAGAAGGACCTTCTTGTCCGCATCCAGGGCTTCGCCCTGCGCAAGTTCGCCGGCCTGTGCTGA
- a CDS encoding nitrous oxide reductase accessory protein NosL, translating to MTDWNGRLVGMVVTVLLVVGLAVLSGTWVQAEDPRVPDVEHPIMKPAMFTDKGKCENCGMGLNMWARTRHSFRIADGEHHVCSLHCLADVSAKAGEKPQAVMAAVYLAPEKMVDAASASYVVGSTARGTMSMVSKIAFASRDEAEAFSKEYGGEVQGFAATLDKAMTTLPEERLTIAANRLKKGKIVEATLQDACVTCGMKPAQFPKHSCQLITRDGQRLHFCSTSCLVRYLDNPADFGGAKEQVGDAWVTVYPEGGFDYASGLYYLVGSSVMGSMGPEALPFRLKAAAEALAKEKGGQVVRFQDLTSLMIRNGK from the coding sequence ATGACGGACTGGAACGGAAGGCTGGTGGGGATGGTCGTGACCGTGCTGCTCGTGGTGGGTTTGGCGGTGCTGTCCGGCACCTGGGTGCAGGCCGAAGACCCCAGGGTGCCGGATGTGGAGCACCCCATCATGAAGCCGGCCATGTTCACGGACAAAGGCAAGTGCGAGAACTGCGGCATGGGGCTCAACATGTGGGCCCGCACCAGGCACAGCTTCAGGATCGCCGATGGCGAGCACCACGTCTGCTCCCTGCACTGTCTGGCCGACGTCTCCGCCAAGGCCGGGGAGAAGCCGCAGGCGGTCATGGCCGCGGTCTATCTGGCGCCGGAGAAGATGGTGGATGCCGCCAGCGCCAGCTACGTGGTGGGCTCAACAGCCAGGGGCACCATGAGCATGGTCTCCAAGATCGCCTTTGCCAGCCGCGACGAGGCCGAGGCCTTCAGCAAGGAGTACGGAGGGGAGGTGCAGGGCTTCGCTGCGACCCTGGACAAGGCCATGACGACGCTGCCCGAGGAGCGGCTGACCATTGCCGCCAACCGGCTCAAGAAGGGCAAGATCGTGGAGGCGACCCTGCAGGACGCCTGCGTCACCTGCGGCATGAAGCCCGCCCAGTTCCCGAAGCACAGCTGCCAGCTCATCACCAGGGATGGCCAGCGCCTGCACTTCTGCTCCACCAGCTGCCTGGTCCGCTACCTGGACAACCCGGCCGACTTCGGCGGCGCCAAGGAGCAGGTTGGTGACGCCTGGGTCACCGTCTATCCGGAGGGCGGCTTTGACTACGCGTCCGGGCTCTACTACCTGGTCGGCTCCTCGGTCATGGGCAGCATGGGTCCGGAGGCCCTGCCCTTCCGCCTCAAGGCCGCTGCCGAGGCCTTGGCCAAGGAGAAAGGCGGCCAGGTGGTCCGTTTCCAGGATCTCACCTCGCTTATGATCCGGAACGGCAAGTAG
- a CDS encoding Uma2 family endonuclease: MALAQKHTTIMEGECENWVNCPCQARILVTPPPAEDAPQGSDCGAASNLGGALVPPYRFGQGGPGGWIILGEVEVRLEDDLFAPDISGWRKDRTGLPFPDWICEILSPGSIRHDRITKARSYARHGIPYLWLIDPRDRLLQVFKLEAGRWLSLGDFAEDDKVRAEPFSEIDIDLANLWLEDRLPGVLMACQGLCCAGRGEGTAASHCPGPPQRPRVGMSPTGPLGSVTGPAG; this comes from the coding sequence TTGGCCCTGGCACAGAAGCACACCACCATTATGGAGGGGGAATGTGAGAATTGGGTTAATTGTCCCTGCCAGGCTCGCATCCTGGTGACCCCGCCGCCAGCGGAAGATGCGCCGCAGGGGAGCGACTGCGGTGCTGCTTCAAATCTCGGTGGCGCCCTGGTGCCGCCGTACCGGTTCGGTCAAGGCGGGCCAGGCGGCTGGATCATCCTCGGGGAAGTGGAAGTGAGACTTGAGGACGATCTGTTTGCTCCCGACATCTCCGGCTGGAGAAAGGACAGAACTGGATTGCCGTTCCCCGACTGGATATGCGAAATTCTCTCTCCGGGCAGTATTCGCCATGATCGCATAACCAAGGCCCGAAGCTACGCCAGGCACGGCATTCCGTATCTGTGGCTGATCGATCCGCGGGACCGGCTGCTGCAAGTCTTCAAGCTCGAAGCCGGGCGCTGGCTGTCCCTTGGCGACTTTGCCGAAGACGACAAGGTGCGCGCCGAGCCGTTCTCCGAGATCGACATCGACCTGGCCAACCTCTGGTTGGAGGACCGCCTGCCGGGGGTCCTGATGGCCTGCCAGGGCTTGTGCTGCGCCGGCCGCGGGGAGGGCACAGCTGCCAGCCACTGTCCCGGGCCACCGCAGCGGCCGCGGGTGGGGATGAGCCCCACCGGCCCATTAGGGTCGGTCACCGGCCCGGCCGGATAG
- a CDS encoding ABC transporter permease subunit, producing MPQTPFDPSLFTDRRQIQRRQRLDRLARQVITLGGILVIGCVLAIIVLIARVALPLFLPPATELVREGAVSPEPGGGDVLLAGVDETMAHAYLLRADGAFLTFRLADGQETHRERLRHPGGDEAATVRLARADRPRQVVVLWSDGAISVLSLSLAPVGERPILAEAVWLLPGDGAGPAAVRAAAAGSVEEGLTVAVLRADNRILVHRRGVKTDLFGDQQEVLETAELAVESAAGAVTELVLSAGGEALYAGTAGGRLLHWPLDDLEDPRLQESAAAGPDRPITALALVLGSQSLAVGDGQGGLATWMPVPFGDAPGEGKRLQPIHRLSGHDGAVTRIIASERDKSLLSLDASGAVHLDHMTSERRLVRLDSQPGLSLWALAPRNNGLLGVAADGRYRLWTVEMPHPEVSWRTLFAPVWYEGYDRPAHAWQSSAANDDYEPKLGIVPLIFGTFKGTLYAMALAVPLALLGAVYISQFAGHRTRALVKPVVEVMASVPSVVLGFLAALWLAPLVEGSLVGVILATALLPAAFFLIMMLWRLAQRHGVASRARPGTEFLWVMPVIVAVVWLGIAAGPRLEAAWLGDFKLWLYEHLGVRYDQRNAVIIAFGLGFCVIPIIFSIAEDALSSIPGSLTAASLALGASRWQTVWKVILPSASPGIFAGLMIGLGRAVGETMVVLMATGNTAIMDLAPWNGMRTLAANIAVEVPEAPFGGTLYRVLFLCAVILFLLTFVINTTAELVRERLRRKYVRY from the coding sequence TTGCCCCAGACACCCTTCGACCCGTCCCTGTTCACGGACCGCCGCCAGATCCAGCGCCGCCAGCGCCTGGATCGCCTGGCCCGCCAGGTCATCACCCTGGGCGGCATCCTGGTGATCGGCTGCGTGCTCGCCATCATCGTGCTCATCGCCCGGGTTGCCCTGCCGCTCTTTCTGCCGCCTGCCACGGAGCTGGTCCGGGAAGGCGCCGTCTCCCCGGAGCCGGGGGGAGGGGATGTCCTTCTGGCCGGGGTGGACGAGACCATGGCCCACGCCTATCTGCTGCGGGCGGACGGCGCTTTTCTGACCTTCCGGCTGGCCGATGGCCAGGAGACCCACCGGGAGCGGCTCCGCCATCCCGGCGGCGACGAGGCGGCTACGGTGCGCCTGGCCCGGGCCGACCGGCCGCGGCAGGTGGTGGTGCTCTGGAGCGACGGGGCGATCTCGGTCCTGTCCTTGTCCCTGGCGCCTGTTGGCGAGCGCCCCATCCTGGCGGAGGCGGTGTGGCTGCTGCCCGGTGATGGCGCCGGTCCGGCGGCGGTGCGGGCGGCCGCTGCCGGCAGCGTCGAGGAGGGCCTGACGGTGGCCGTGCTCCGGGCAGACAACCGCATCCTGGTCCACCGCCGGGGCGTCAAGACCGACCTCTTCGGCGACCAGCAGGAGGTGCTGGAGACGGCCGAGCTGGCCGTGGAATCGGCGGCCGGGGCGGTGACGGAGCTGGTCCTGAGTGCCGGCGGCGAGGCGCTTTACGCCGGCACCGCCGGCGGCCGCCTGCTCCATTGGCCTCTGGACGATCTCGAGGATCCCCGGCTGCAGGAATCGGCCGCGGCAGGACCGGATCGGCCGATCACGGCCCTGGCCCTGGTGCTCGGCTCCCAGTCCCTGGCCGTGGGCGACGGCCAGGGGGGGCTTGCCACCTGGATGCCGGTGCCCTTCGGCGATGCGCCGGGGGAGGGCAAACGGCTGCAGCCGATCCACCGCCTGTCCGGCCATGACGGCGCTGTCACCCGCATCATCGCCTCGGAGCGGGACAAGAGCCTCCTGAGCCTGGATGCCAGCGGCGCGGTCCATCTCGATCACATGACCAGCGAGCGCCGGCTGGTGCGCCTGGACTCCCAGCCGGGCCTCAGCCTCTGGGCCCTGGCGCCCCGCAACAACGGCCTCCTGGGGGTGGCGGCCGACGGCCGTTACCGGCTGTGGACCGTGGAGATGCCCCACCCGGAGGTCAGCTGGCGGACGCTCTTTGCGCCGGTGTGGTACGAGGGCTACGACCGGCCGGCCCACGCCTGGCAGTCCTCGGCAGCCAACGACGACTATGAGCCGAAGCTTGGCATTGTGCCCCTCATCTTCGGCACCTTCAAAGGCACCCTCTACGCCATGGCCCTGGCCGTGCCTTTGGCCCTTTTGGGCGCGGTCTACATCAGCCAGTTCGCCGGCCACCGCACCCGGGCCCTGGTCAAGCCGGTGGTGGAGGTGATGGCCTCGGTGCCCTCGGTGGTGCTGGGCTTTCTGGCGGCCCTCTGGCTGGCGCCCCTGGTGGAAGGATCCCTGGTGGGCGTGATCCTGGCCACGGCTCTCCTGCCTGCCGCCTTCTTTCTGATCATGATGCTGTGGCGGCTGGCCCAGCGGCATGGGGTCGCCAGCCGGGCCCGCCCCGGCACCGAGTTCTTGTGGGTGATGCCGGTGATCGTCGCCGTGGTCTGGCTGGGCATCGCTGCCGGGCCGCGTCTGGAGGCGGCCTGGCTCGGTGACTTCAAGCTCTGGCTCTACGAGCACCTCGGGGTGCGCTACGACCAGCGCAACGCGGTGATCATCGCCTTCGGCCTGGGCTTTTGCGTCATCCCCATCATCTTCTCCATCGCCGAGGACGCCCTGTCCAGCATCCCCGGCAGCCTGACCGCCGCCTCCCTGGCCCTGGGCGCCAGCCGCTGGCAGACGGTCTGGAAGGTCATCCTGCCCTCGGCCAGCCCCGGCATCTTTGCCGGCCTCATGATCGGTCTCGGCCGGGCGGTGGGCGAGACCATGGTGGTGCTGATGGCCACCGGCAACACAGCGATCATGGATCTGGCGCCCTGGAACGGCATGCGGACCCTGGCCGCCAATATCGCCGTGGAGGTGCCGGAGGCGCCCTTCGGCGGCACCCTGTATCGGGTGCTGTTCCTGTGCGCGGTGATCCTCTTCCTCCTGACCTTTGTCATCAACACCACGGCCGAGCTGGTGCGCGAGCGGCTGCGGCGCAAATACGTGCGCTATTGA